Genomic window (Bacillus vallismortis):
ATCATACAAATGCAAGCTGACAATGTCACACTTGCCTTGATACATATCAATCAAGCTGTTTAAGCTTCCTTTGTATTTACGGAGCGGCGTCTCCTGAATCACATTCTCCAAATGCTTGCTGAGCAGATCCATCGAAATGTCCTGTCCGCTGATCATGACATTTTTTCTGCAGTCCGGCTCAGCCTCCTGCATCTGATTCGGCTCTTCGGCAGCAGAAATGGGCTGCGACATTCTCATATTCATCTTATATTGCTTTAAATCTTCTTCATCCACACGCATCTGCCTTCCGACACGGTAAGCAGGCAGCACGCCTTTTTTAATCAAATCATAAACGGTCAGCTTTGATACCTTCAGCAGACCTGCAACTTCTTCTATCGTATAGGAAGAGGTTTCATTCATCATCATCACTCTCCTATTTTATTATACCTTTTCGTCGAATGTAAAAAAACCCACATAAGCCAAACATAATCAGTTATAATTAGATATAACTAATTATAAGGGGTGCAATCATGTTTAAAAAGTATTCCATGTTAACAGCAGCCTTAACCGCTATTCTGCTTACAGCAGGCTGCTCCGCAAACCAGTCTTCATCGGATAGCGAGAAAAATGTAACGTTAACCATCTCAGCTGCCGCCAGTGCACAGGATGCCCTTGAGGAAATCCAACAAAACTACGAAAAAGAACATCAAAACATTAAAATCCAAGATAACTATGGCTCATCCGGCGCCTTGCAAAAACAGATTTCTCAAGGAGCGGGGGCAGATCTTTTCTTCTCAGCTGCTGAGGATAAATTTCAAAAGCTGGTAGATGATGGGGATATCGCCAAAAAAGACAGCACCGATTTAGTCGGCAATGAAATCGTGTTGGCCGTGCCGAAAAACGGCGATTCACCTGTGACAAGCTTCAGCAATCTGGCGGATTCAGAAAAAATCGCCCTCGGAACGCCGGAATCCGTGCCGGCGGGAGCTTACGGGAAAGAATCACTGACAAAGCTTTCTCTATGGGACAATGTGAAGGATAAGATCGTTTACGGAAAAGACGTTCGCCAAGTCCTTTCTTATGTAGAAACAGGCAATGTGGACGCAGGCGTTGTTTATAAAACTGATGCTCTGATCTCGAAAAAGGTCAAAATCATTGACGAGGCAAAAGCAAATACACACAGCCCGATTGTCTATCCATTAGGAATTGTAAACGATACAAAACACCGTAAGGAAGCGAAGGAATTTTACGATTACCTGCAATCTGATGAAGCAATGAAAGTATTTGAAAAATATGGTTTTACCGCCGAGTAGCATAAGCGTTTCAGCGTTTTTTACACCTGTTGTGCTTTCCTTTCAGGTGGCGGCAGTTGCCGGAATTGTTGTCATTATTCTCGGAACACTGGCTGGAGCACGGATGTCACGGGCATCATTTTTCGGAAAAACGGCGCTCGAAACATGTTTTATGCTTCCGCTCGTTCTTCCGCCCACTGTTGTCGGTTTTATCTTGATCGTCATTTTCGGAAAGCACAGTTTCATCGGACAAGCCATCGAGTGGATCTTTCATCAGCCTGTCATTTTCACCTGGTGGGCCGCTGTGATCGCCTCGGCTGTCGTGGCCTTTCCGCTTATGTATCAATCCGCCAAAACTGGATTTGCTGACATTGATCCCGATATACAGGGGGCTGCAATGGTAGACGGCGCCAGCAGATGGAAGGTGTTTATCCATATTTCCATCCCGCTCGCCTATCCTTCATTGCTGACCGGAAGCATCCTCAGCCTTGCACGGGCGCTCGGAGAATTCGGCGCAACACTGATGTTTGCAGGAAACATTCCCAGTGTTACGCAAACACTGCCGACGGCCATTTATGTCGCATTGGATTCCGGGAACAATGCCCTTGCCTGGGCCTGGGTCGTCTGTATTGTTGTCATTTCCTTTTTGATGCTGTTTTTCATTCAACAGAAAAAACCACACTAAAAAACTCCCCGTCACGGGGAGTTTTTTATTAAAACAGAAGCTCATCAGGATTTGGACCGACGCGCTCATCTTTGTTTAACGCGTCAATTTTGTCCATGTCTTCTTGAGACAATTCGAAATCAAAAATATCAGCGTTTTCGATGATACGGTGTTCTTTAATGGATTTTGGAATCGTGACAACCTCATTCTGCAGATCCCAGCGCAAAATCACTTGAGCCACAGATTTATTGTGTTTTTCAGCAATCTGTGCGAGCACTTCGTTATCCAGCAGCTGTCCCTGCATGAGGGGAGACCATGCTTCCAGCTGGATGCCTTGTTTTTTACAATAGTCTCTTAATTCTTTTTGCGTCAAACGAGGGTGATATTCCACTTGGTTGATCATCGGTTTGATTTCAGCATCTTTCAACAGCTCTTCTAAATGATGAACTTGGAAGTTGCTGACGCCGATTGCGCGGATTTTGCCGTCTTTGTACAGCTTTTCAAGCGCGCGCCATGTATCTTTATATTTATCCTTGCCAGGCCAGTGGATCAAATATAAATCTAAGTAATCAAGCTGAAGTCTTTCCAAGCTTTTTTCAAAGGCAGCAAGGGTTGTTTCGTAGCCTTGATCTTCATTCCATACTTTGGAGGTAATGAAGAGCTCTTCTCTTGCCACACCGGATTCTTTAATCCCGATGCCAACGCCTTCTTCATTTTTGTAGATTGCTGCTGTATCAATGCTGCGATAGCCGTTTTTAATGGCAGCTTTCACAGATTCAGTCGCTTCACTTCCGTTTTCTACTTTAAAAACACCAAGACCGAACCAAGGCATTTCAACTCCGTTATGTAGTTTTACAGTATCTTTTAAACTTGTTGGCACTTGAACATCCACCCTTTCACTGAAATGTAAGCGTCTATATTATCTC
Coding sequences:
- the modA gene encoding molybdate ABC transporter substrate-binding protein; translation: MFKKYSMLTAALTAILLTAGCSANQSSSDSEKNVTLTISAAASAQDALEEIQQNYEKEHQNIKIQDNYGSSGALQKQISQGAGADLFFSAAEDKFQKLVDDGDIAKKDSTDLVGNEIVLAVPKNGDSPVTSFSNLADSEKIALGTPESVPAGAYGKESLTKLSLWDNVKDKIVYGKDVRQVLSYVETGNVDAGVVYKTDALISKKVKIIDEAKANTHSPIVYPLGIVNDTKHRKEAKEFYDYLQSDEAMKVFEKYGFTAE
- the modB gene encoding molybdate ABC transporter permease subunit; amino-acid sequence: MKNMVLPPSSISVSAFFTPVVLSFQVAAVAGIVVIILGTLAGARMSRASFFGKTALETCFMLPLVLPPTVVGFILIVIFGKHSFIGQAIEWIFHQPVIFTWWAAVIASAVVAFPLMYQSAKTGFADIDPDIQGAAMVDGASRWKVFIHISIPLAYPSLLTGSILSLARALGEFGATLMFAGNIPSVTQTLPTAIYVALDSGNNALAWAWVVCIVVISFLMLFFIQQKKPH
- the pgoN gene encoding glyoxal/methylglyoxal reductase, which translates into the protein MPTSLKDTVKLHNGVEMPWFGLGVFKVENGSEATESVKAAIKNGYRSIDTAAIYKNEEGVGIGIKESGVAREELFITSKVWNEDQGYETTLAAFEKSLERLQLDYLDLYLIHWPGKDKYKDTWRALEKLYKDGKIRAIGVSNFQVHHLEELLKDAEIKPMINQVEYHPRLTQKELRDYCKKQGIQLEAWSPLMQGQLLDNEVLAQIAEKHNKSVAQVILRWDLQNEVVTIPKSIKEHRIIENADIFDFELSQEDMDKIDALNKDERVGPNPDELLF